In Oryza sativa Japonica Group chromosome 1, ASM3414082v1, the genomic stretch GTGACTACTGGTTTGATATGTTTACTTTCAGTAATAAAGCAactctataattttttttctgtgcTCATATTTACTAGGAGTATTTCAGGTTGTGCAGTGTAATGTGTTCTTGTCCAGATACATCTTCGATGTGAGGCTATATTCAGTTCTATCATCGAAAACAAAATACAGTATGTGCACTTCACTTTGTTCAGAAGAACGCAGATTTCCATATATCGAAAAGGATGAAAGAACTAGCCAAATCATCTATGAGAAAGGCTCCCCTCCATGACCATATAATTTTCGAGAATTAGACATTTCTTTAGTAAATAAGATATGCCGTTCGATCCATTTTATGCTACCTGATTATTTGATAGAAGCAGTATCCTCTGAACTTTCAGATGCAGAAGGATTGCTGACTGCCGCGAAGGTAAGCAATGAACTGCAGTGAAGCACTTCTTCAGATTTTTCAGATAGTGTAACTGACTAACTATACTAGACTAGCATTATCTGGCATCAGAATAAAGTGAATTATTTAGTTTCTGCAGCCGATAGATGAATCAATTAACTAGGGCTGCTGCTAGCTTCAACTTGATGTTTTTCTATGTGGTCAGAAAGAAACAAATCCCAGTGGCGATGTTTTGTTCCATGTGTTCCTTATTTACGTTGGTTCTTGGAATCTTGATCCGCTTCTTGTGGCGGTCAAATGCTAAACCAGTACAGTAGGCAGCTGCTGATCCTGAAGAAATGCAGGATCAACCAACCCAGAGACCGGACACTATCTGACAAAAGGATGAGCCATCCATACTCCAGAAGCTGCTCCTGCAGAACCGTTAATGCTGGGAAACACATGAAAGATAACATCTTTTAATGCTTGATCATGATCAGTTCTTTTTGTAATCAGTGGAGCTAGTACTATACTCTATGCTAGTAGATCAATCGAATTCAAACTGGCTTTTCTAATCATGAATGTTAATTCGGTCTTGTTTTAAATGGCCAATAGTTTTGTTTCGGTCTCTGCAGGCAGCtaggcgttcccaagaaaatttGGTTCCTTTCTGGAATTTGGAGCAAAACTGATCAGACCATTTTAGTGCACTTGACAATACATGAGTTTCTAAACAGCCTGTTCTCGATACGGTTGTATTACCTGGATATAATTGATCGTTCAACAGAgcttctattatctaaaaaaattagatGGCATAGCACCTGTCAAGTAGTAAAGAATACAGCCAGCGAGCTGAAGTGTTCAAGTCTGCAACCCTGAAGACTGAAGAGCATGCAAAATATAGTTTCTGAAAACAGTTTAGCTGACAGATTTATCATTTGTATAGGACTCATCTGCTGAGGAATGTGAGTCAGTGTGCCAGCCTGCTGATGCTGCTCATCAGCTTAAGAATTTTACACCAAATATATGTGCATAATATCTCTTCATGAAGTGTTTGATATTAAGCCCACTTGGGAAACAATATCAAAGAGGGAGACCAGTGGAACTGGACTGACAGTTcatcagaagaagaaaaaatgggTTCAGTCAGATTGGATTCCGTGCCCACTAAACCTGGAGGTCAAATTCAGGAGGCAATCACGATCCAATAACATGCTTGCTGCTCGTGTTTTTTTCCTCAACACACGCATGCATTTGCATGCCAGCTGATCTGAAGCAGTAGCTGATGTTTCAGTATACCAAGCAACTGAAGTCTGAAGATCCAGGAGACACTGAATCTGTCTGAAAGTGACTGACAAACAAACTGCTGCACAGAATGGAGCAATTCAGAATTTGAAACTTCTTACCAAATGCAACAAAAAATCCAACTTTTAGATGAAATGCAATCCAACTTTAATAGATCTGAATCTCCCTGTGACAACGGAGTGACTGACGAGAATTTTCTGCCGCTTTTGTCCCTTTCGGACAGAAGGGAACACAATTCAGACAACGCCGTAAACGTAAACACAACAATTCGAAGATTGTTATCAAATGCAACCCAAATTCAATTGAATGGATGAACCAAAAACACCCCCGATTTTCAGGAGTTGAGCTGCTTATTTTCAGGCTTACATCACCCACACCCACACCACGCTCCACCCACGAGCTTCCGTATTAATAACTAATCCAATCCAATTCAGTTACCAACCCCCACTAATCACACAACGACCACCCATCTAATCATCAGTAGTAATCACCCCCACCTAATCACGCGACGCTAATCCACCCATCCTCCCGGCCTCCGGCGAGTCCaggttcgccgccggcggcgtcagTTCAGGTCGAGGAGGCCCTCGtggaaggcggcgacgcggtCGGGGGTGACGCACTGGGTGATGAGCCGGGCCCCGGGCTTGTGGGCCCAGGGCCTGACGAGGATGCACGTGGCGATGTAGTCCAGGTTCGTCAGTGGCACGACGTGggccggtgggccccacccgtagTCCACCTCGGCGAAGCCCAGCCGGGTCCAGTCCGACACCAGCAGCGTCCGGTAGTCGGAGGTGATCTGGTACgggtcgccgccggccatgtCGCCGGCGGCCCACCGGGAGAACTCCGACGGCATCCGCCGCTTCCCGTCCTTGATGATCTTCACCACCTCCGTCACCGACGAGCCCGCCACCTTCCCGGCGGGGGCGGAGACGCGCATGATGTAGTAGCAGTTGCCGTAgaacccggcgccgccgcgcgggagggaggcgtGGAGGAGGGGGCGCGCGTTCATGGCGAAGCAGAGGTTGACGGTGGTGTCGGGCTCGAaccccgccgcgcgcgtccgGCTCCGCCACGCCTTGGCGATCAGCACCTCGAACGCCGAGCACCTGGcgacgcccgcggcggcggcgtgcgcctcCGCGTTGTACTGGTTCTTGAAGTGGTTGATGTAGTCGGCGGAGATGTCGACGGCGAGGTACTCGAGGCGCTTGGCGCCGGCGGGGTCGGGGAGGCtgccgatgacggcggcggcggggtccgGGATCGCGTCGCGGCCCCACACGGGATCGACGGacacgccgcccgcgccgcgggcgagctcgccgacggcggccaTGAACTGCGCTGCGCCGGGGCCGTCCGCCACCGCGTGGCTGAACCGGAACCCGACGACGAAGCCGCCGCACGCGAACGCGGTGACCTGGACGAGCAGCACGAGctcgcgctcctcctcccccgccggcgtcggcgggagcAGCTCGTCCTTGGGCACCATCATCGGGTACTCGAGGTAGTCCACGTCCTCGAGGCTGCagctcgcctccgcctccgtgaaccacacgccggcgtcgccgcagTCCACGCACACCTCGCCGGAGTCGGAGAAGGCGAGCCGGCCCGCGAGGGGGTAGTAATGCACCAAGGCCCTCGCCAAGGCCCGCTCGATCGTGCGGGCCGGCCCAACCGCCACGTCATCGCCGCCGATCGCCCTATCGAGAGCCGGCTTGAACACGTGGAGCGACTCGATCAGCGCCATCTGGGTAGGGTAGCGGTCGAGCCACGACAGACGGAGGGGACCGGCCGGCGTCGGCTCGGCCGGCACcacccgccgctgcccgagccGCTCGACGGACTTGGCGGCCGCCATTGTTAACAAAATGGTGTAGCTGAGAGGAATAACCAACTACGAAGACGAGGAGAGGGGTGGTTGTTGTTGCCCTTGCTAGCTCGTTGCTTTGCTTTGGTTTGAAATGGTTGGTTTGATTTGACTTGTTTGGAGTGCAAGGAGGGTGAGTGGTATTTATAGGTGTTTTGGATTTGGGAAATGGTGGATCAAATGGACAACGTGGTGACGAGGAGGGGAGTCGGCCGTGGGTAGGAAGGAGtcggggtggggcccacctgccatTGTCAGAGATTTCCTGCTCGTGTGAGTTCCAGCGTCGTGGTCAAAGGTAGGGGAAGATGTGCTTTCCAAGCAAGTCTGAACCCTTCCTTCCTGCTCCATAGACTCTGGACTCTATCTCCAAATTAgcagtgttttttttaataggtcaaattaattattatcACAAGCAATTGTACTATAAAGTTGAatttatgtttgttttatgcTCATAATTGTCTGGATAAAGGCCTTTTTTTGTGAAATGGAGCAACGATTTCAAATTAAATCAGTGAGCATGACAAATGATTTCACATTTCACAGTCTAATAAATCTGCAACAAAAATGTACTCTAAAATACTCTCTGTTTGCAACCGTtgatatgtgaaaaaaaaaaatctgatcgCCCAGTGGTAAAACAGGGGTAAATATAGATTTATTTCATCATCATATTTCACTTTTTCAATCCGATGAAACCTCTCAATCAGGCATAAGCTCATGATTCAGACTCAGATCGAACAGAGACGCGTTCCAAAGGTGATGAAGTACGTCATGTTCCTTCACATTGAGAGCACGAAAGCTACCAGGTCCATGGACCAGGTCAtccaaaatcaaatcaaatcaaactgATTAGCGAGTGCTAAACCGATAAACAGTCAGATCGACTGATTAGACAACTTGTCAATTAGCAGCAGGTGGTGAATTAGTTACTCCTAATCAGGATCGAGAGAGACAACTTGGCTTACAACAAATTTAAAACCAAAAAGGAATAGCAGTGGTCTAGTTTGGTGCAGATATGCTGCAGTGCATGCTTATAGTAAGCTCGCAGCTTTGATCTAGCTTGACTGACCGACAGCGGAATTAAATTTGCGTAGCTTAATTATTATTAGTTCTGATTAACCTCCTGTCTGGATTGGGCGTATCTTcgagaatatatttttttaacatttgAATTACTCCAGATTCTTTATTTGTACCAATTTCACATGTCTTTAATTATTCTTCTTAACGAGATTTATATATACCACACGCGTAAAGTCCACCAACTCCACCAAATTACTGATATAATTCCTCTGGTCCAATAGCTAATACTGATCATAATAAATGCTTTCAGGTCTGTGAGTATGTCCTACATATACTTtgacttatttttaatttttttgaaaccGAGCCAGCTTGAGCCGGTGGACTGATTTTGTA encodes the following:
- the LOC4323875 gene encoding acyl transferase 7-like, whose translation is MAAAKSVERLGQRRVVPAEPTPAGPLRLSWLDRYPTQMALIESLHVFKPALDRAIGGDDVAVGPARTIERALARALVHYYPLAGRLAFSDSGEVCVDCGDAGVWFTEAEASCSLEDVDYLEYPMMVPKDELLPPTPAGEEERELVLLVQVTAFACGGFVVGFRFSHAVADGPGAAQFMAAVGELARGAGGVSVDPVWGRDAIPDPAAAVIGSLPDPAGAKRLEYLAVDISADYINHFKNQYNAEAHAAAAGVARCSAFEVLIAKAWRSRTRAAGFEPDTTVNLCFAMNARPLLHASLPRGGAGFYGNCYYIMRVSAPAGKVAGSSVTEVVKIIKDGKRRMPSEFSRWAAGDMAGGDPYQITSDYRTLLVSDWTRLGFAEVDYGWGPPAHVVPLTNLDYIATCILVRPWAHKPGARLITQCVTPDRVAAFHEGLLDLN